One part of the Melopsittacus undulatus isolate bMelUnd1 chromosome 17, bMelUnd1.mat.Z, whole genome shotgun sequence genome encodes these proteins:
- the LOC101869205 gene encoding keratin, type I cytoskeletal 16-like, translated as MSCSIKRTSSTSYRSGGGGGAACGGGSGRSSSVSCRRYASSVVGGGSYGGGACGPVYGGGMSAGSLTGGFGGGMGGGFGGGFGGSFGGSFGGSFGAGGDLLLSGNEKVTMQNLNDRLAAYLDKVRRLEEENAQLEHHIREWYRKQAPSVSKDYSSYYQTIEQLQNQIIAATVENNRMLLDIDNSKMTADDFRMKYENELVIRQTVEADINGLRNLLDDLTLVRSSLESELESLKDELIALKRNHEEEMRQLHSQTGGDVSVEVNAAPGQDLTKILNDLRNEYEQIIEKNRREVEQWYEVKIEEVNREVTSSNQDIQSSSHQLTEIKRELQNLQIELQSQLSMKGSLENSLAETESRYGCLLQQIQGQINCVEEELASIRCEMESQNQEYKTLLGIKTRLEQEIAQYRALLQEGQQDIVASQAAFQGGGKSSHSYSSTSYTHSQSGDMSGQGRVC; from the exons ATGAGCTGCAGCATCAAGAGAACATCCAGCACCTCGTACCGCAGCGGCGGTGGCGGTGGCGCTGCCTGTGGTGGCGGCAGCGGCCGCAGCTCCTCCGTCTCCTGCAGGCGCTACGCCTCCTCCGTCGTCGGCGggggcagctatgggggggGAGCGTGCGGCCCTGTCTATGGCGGGGGCATGAGCGCCGGCAGCCTCACTGGGGGCTTTGGCGGTGGCATGGGAGGGGGCTTTGGGGGCGGCTTTGGGGGCAGCTTTGGGGGCAGCTTTGGGGGCAGCTTTGGTGCCGGAGGGGACCTCCTGCTCAGTGGCAATGAGAAGGTCACCATGCAGAACCTCAATGACCGCCTGGCCGCCTACCTGGACAAGGTGCGAAGgctggaggaagaaaatgctCAGCTGGAGCACCACATCCGCGAGTGGTACAGGAAACAAGCTCCCAGTGTTTCAAAGGACTACAGCTCCTACTACCAGACCATCGAACAACTCCAGAACCAG ATCATTGCTGCCACAGTGGAAAACAACAGAATGCTTCTGGACATCGATAACAGCAAGATGACGGCTGATGACTTCCGGATGAA GTATGAGAATGAGTTGGTCATCCGTCAGACCGTGGAGGCTGACATTAATGGCTTGAGAAACCTTCTGGATGACCTGACTCTGGTTAGATCTTCCCTGGAATCTGAGCTTGAGTCCCTGAAGGATGAGCTGATTGCTCTTAAGAGAAATCATGAGGAG GAGATGAGGCAGCTGCACTCTCAGACTGGAGGTGATGTGAGTGTGGAGGTCAATGCTGCCCCTGGACAAGACCTGACCAAGATACTGAATGACCTGAGGAACGAATACGAGCAGATCATTGAAAAGAACCGCAGAGAGGTGGAGCAGTGGTATGAAGTCAAG ATCGAGGAAGTCAACCGCGAGGTCACTTCCAGCAACCAGGAcatccagagcagcagccaccagctcACTGAGATCAAGCGTGAACTGCAGAACCTGCAGATTGAGCTGCAGTCGCAGCTGAGCATG AAAGGCTCTCTGGAGAACTCCTTGGCAGAAACCGAATCTCGCTACGGCTGCCTGCTGCAACAGATCCAAGGGCAGATCAACTGTGTAGAGGAGGAGCTGGCCAGCATCCGCTGTGAGATGGAGAGTCAGAACCAGGAGTACAAGACACTCCTGGGCATCAAGACCCGCCTGGAGCAGGAGATTGCTCAGTACCgggctctgctgcaggaaggacaGCAGGACATTGT TGCCTCTCAAGCAGCTTTCCAAGGAGGTGGAAAATCCTCCCATTCATATTCTTCTACTTCCTACACTCATTCCCAGTCTGGTGACATGTCAG GACAGGGAAGAGTGTGCTAG
- the LOC101869036 gene encoding keratin, type I cytoskeletal 15-like: MSCGSKQSSRSCLRGSSGGGSSSAGGGGGSMHSCASSTRVTSRTSAGGRSSGGSSRSSYGGGAGGGSYGRIRHSSYGGGMSSRSCGGGMSSGYYGGRMSSGGYGGGMSFGSGGSGFGGACGGSFGGGGAGFSGGSFSSGGFPGGIGGILSNDEKLTMQSLNERLASYLDTVRNLERENAQLEQLIREWYQKQAPSGTKDYSHYYEEIEDLQNQLVTAAMETNKVLLDLDNTRMTAEDFRMKYETERGLRQNVEGDINSLRPLLDSLTLTRSDLEMQFESLMEEMVDLKKNHEEEMKSLHTQSGGDVNVEVNAAPGEDLLKKLNAMRQEYENIIQKNREEVESWYESKMEEVSQQVHSSGQEVEASNQQISELRREYQSLEIELQSQISMVDSLQSNLEDTERRYNMQLQQIQGMISPLEEELASIRCEMESQNQEYKMLLGIKTRLEQEIAQYRALLQEGQHGISTSQGGAGGGSSGGGGGHGGASWSGRGSSGGGSSWSSSGGSSGGRTGGSCRRSSSSGGGGGVSGGAGGGGCGKTSGGGEGGGKSCLSRSSSSQSQPGNSYESPEYAENTKLCLEGNKTLDRGATMEEVSEAIKMMRRGSLRRSEE; the protein is encoded by the exons ATGAGCTGTGGCTCCAAACAGAGCTCCAGAAGCTGCCTGCGCGGGAGCAGCGGTGGCGGCAGTAGCAGTGCTGGGGGTGGAGGGGGCAGCATGCATTCCTGTGCCTCCTCCACAAGAGTCACCTCCAGGACCAGCGCTGGGGGCAGGAGTTCTGGAGGAAGCTCCAGGAGCAGCTATGGTGGGGGAGCTGGTGGTGGTAGCTATGGAAGGATCAGGCACAGTAGTTACGGAGGAGGAatgagcagcagaagctgtggaGGAGGAATGAGCAGTGGTTATTACGGAGGGCGAATGAGCAGCGGTGGCTATGGAGGGGGCATGAGCTTTGGGTCAGGTGGGAGTGGGTTTGGTGGTGCTTGTGGAGGAAGCTTTGGTGGAGGTGGTGCTGGTTTCAGTGGTGGCAGCTTTAGCAGTGGTGGCTTTCCTGGAGGGATTGGGGGAATTCTCTCCAATGATGAAAAGCTGACCATGCAGAGCCTCAATGAACGCCTGGCTTCCTACCTGGACACCgtcagaaatctggaaagggaaaatgctCAGCTTGAGCAGTTAATCAGGGAGTGGTACCAAAAGCAAGCTCCTTCTGGCACGAAGGACTACAGCCACTATTATGAAGAGATTGAAGACCTTCAAAACCAG CTTGTGACTGCAGCTATGGAGACCAACAAGGTACTTCTGGACCTGGATAACACACGGATGACTGCAGAGGacttcaggatgaa GTACGAGACCGAGCGTGGGCTCCGGCAGAACGTGGAGGGCGACATCAACAGCCTGCGGCCCTTGCTGGACAGTCTGACTCTGACCAGGTCTGACCTGGAAATGCAGTTTGAGTCTCTGATGGAGGAGATGGTTGACCTCAAGAAGAACCATGAGGAG gaGATGAAATCACTGCACACACAGTCGGGCGGTGATGTGAATGTGGAGGTGAATGCTGCTCCAGGGGAGGACCTGCTGAAAAAGCTGAATGCCATGAGACAGGAGTATGAAAACATCATCCAGAAAAACCGTGAAGAGGTTGAGAGCTGGTATGAGAGCAAG atgGAAGAAGTGAGTCAACAGGTCCACTCAAGTGGCCAGGAAGTGGAGGCAAGCAACCAACAGATCTCTGAGCTGAGACGTGAATATCAGAGCCTGGAGATCGAGCTGCAGTCACAGATCAGCATG GTGGACTCTTTGCAGTCCAACCTAGAAGACACGGAACGTCGTTACaacatgcagctgcagcagatccAGGGGATGATCAGTCCCTTGGAGGAGGAGCTGGCCAGCATCCGCTGTGAGATGGAGAGTCAGAACCAGGAGTACAAGATGCTCCTGGGCATCAAGACCCGCCTGGAGCAGGAGATCGCTCAGTACCgggctctgctgcaggagggacaGCATGGCATTAG CACCTCACAGGGAGGAGCTGGTGGTGGCTcttcaggaggaggaggaggccaTGGAGGAGCCAGCTGGTCTGGAAGAGGAAGTAGTGGAGGAGGAAGCAGTTGGTCCTCAAGTGGAGGAAGCAGCGGAGGAAGAACTGGAGGATCCTGCAGAAGATCTTCCTCTtcaggaggtggaggaggagtgagcggaggagcaggaggtggaggCTGTGGTAAAACCTCaggtggaggagaaggagggggCAAATCCTGCCTCTCCCGCTCATCATCTTCCCAGTCCCAGCCTGGCAACTCTTATGAAAGCCCAG AATATGCTGAAAACACGAAGCTCTGCCTGGAAGGGAATAAAACACTGGATAGAGGAGCAACAATGGAGGAAGTGTCTGAAGCCATAAAGATGATGAGACGGG GGAGTCTCAGAAGGTCTGAGGAATGA
- the LOC101881914 gene encoding keratin, type I cytoskeletal 13-like: MSCGAKSSTSTTRISSGGGGGGGGYSGGGGGGGGSCGARRSGGYSSMSSRRYTSSGGGGGFSGRSFGGGASRSSYGGGFSSGSCGRISRSSYGGRMSGGSYGGGMSCGSMGGGFGSGGGSFGGMGGGYGGGLGGGSFGSGGYSGGGFSGFGGSGGFGGGSFGGGSYGGGSFGGMGFGDDGGLLSTNEKLTMQNLNDRLASYMDKVRRLEEENSQLEQLIREWYKNQGPTSARDYSQYYRTIEELQNQIVGANVDLNKILLDIDNTRMTVDDFRLKYETEYTLHQSVASDINGLRPLLDQLTLARSDLETQFESLKEELIYLKRNHEEEIKGLQTQSGGDVNVEVNATPGINLMEKLNEMRSEYERLIENNRREVESWYETKMEEVNQQVHSSGQEIQSSNQQISELRREYQSLEIELQSQISMVDSLQSNLEDTERRYNMQLQQIQGMIGPLEEELASIRCEMESQNEEYKMLLGIKTRLEQEIAQYRALLEEGQQDLVIPGGGMGGGMGGGMGGGRIGGGGYSSGGGGRGGGGSMSGGHGGGGSMSGGYGGGGMSSGGGMGGGSGGGSGGIGGGSGSGCGSIGGGGGGGGRISGGVSSSHSYSSSSQSHSCRSGGESQGYGRKSFD; this comes from the exons ATGAGCTGTGGCGCTAAGTCCTCGACTAGTACCACTAGGATTAGCagtggaggtggtggtggtggtggaggatatagtggtggaggtggtggaggGGGTGGCAGCTGTGGAGCGCGTAGGTCTGGTGGATACTCCTCAATGTCCTCTAGAAGATACACCTCTTCTGGAGGAGGTGGAGGCTTTTCTGGGAGAAGCTTTGGTGGAGGAGCTTCCAGGAGCAGCTATGGAGGGGGcttcagcagtggcagctgcGGAAGGATTAGCCGTAGTAGCTATGGTGGGAGAATGAGTGGTGGTAGTTATGGAGGAGGAATGAGCTGTGGAAGTATGGGAGGAGGATTTGGATCAGGTGGGGGTAGTTTTGGGGGAATGGGAGGTGGTTATGGAGGTGGCCTCGGTGGAGGTAGCTTTGGAAGCGGTGGATATAGTGGAGGTGGATTTAGCGGCTTTGGGGGCAGTGGTGGCTTTGGTGGTGGCAGCTTTGGAGGTGGTAGCTATGGAGGAGGTAGTTTTGGTGGAATGGGGTTTGGTGATGACGGTGGCTTGCTGTCCACGAATGAGAAGCTGACCATGCAGAACCTCAATGATCGCCTGGCTTCTTATATGGATAAAGTGCGACGCTTGGAGGAAGAAAATTCTCAACTTGAACAACTGATCAGGGAGTGGTACAAGAACCAAGGTCCCACTAGTGCCAGGGACTACAGCCAATACTACAGAACGATTGAAGAACTGCAGAACCAG ATTGTTGGTGCAAATGTGGACCTTAACAAGATCCTCCTTGACATCGACAACACCAGAATGACTGTGGATGACTTCAGACTGAA GTATGAAACGGAATATACTCTCCACCAGAGTGTGGCAAGTGATATTAATGGCTTACGCCCACTTCTGGATCAGCTGACTCTGGCCAGGTCTGACTTGGAGACACAGTTTGAATCCCTGAAAGAGGAATTGATCTATCTTAAGAGGAACCATGAAGAG gaAATAAAGGGTCTGCAGACACAGTCTGGTGGGGATGTCAATGTGGAAGTCAATGCTACTCCTGGCATCAATCTGATGGAAAAACTGAATGAAATGCGTAGCGAATATGAACGACTCATTGAGAACAACCGCAGAGAGGTGGAAAGCTGGTATGAAACCAAG ATGGAAGAAGTTAACCAACAAGTCCACTCAAGTGGCCAAGAGATACAATCAAGCAACCAACAGATCTCTGAGCTGAGACGTGAATATCAGAGCCTGGAAATCGAGCTGCAGTCGCAGATCAGCATG GTGGACTCTTTGCAGTCCAACCTGGAAGACACGGAACGTCGTTACaacatgcagctgcagcagatccAGGGGATGATCGGTCCCTTGGAGGAGGAGCTGGCCAGCATCCGCTGTGAGATGGAGAGTCAGAATGAAGAGTACAAGATGCTCCTGGGCATCAAGACCCGCCTGGAGCAGGAGATCGCTCAGTACCGGGCTCTACTGGAGGAGGGACAGCAGGACCTTGT aaTCCCAGGAGGAGGAATGGGAGGAGGAATGGGAGGAGGAATGGGAGGTGGTAGAATAGGAGGTGGTGGCTATTCTTccggaggaggaggaagaggaggaggtggtaGCATGAGTGGTGGACATGGAGGTGGTGGCAGTATGAGTGGTGGATATGGAGGTGGTGGCATGTCCTCTGGCGGCGGAATGGGAGGAGGatcaggaggaggaagtggaggAATAGGAGGGGGAAGCGGCAGTGGATGCGGTAGcattggaggaggaggaggaggaggaggaaggatcTCTGGAGGCGTCAGCAGTTCCCACTCCTACTCTTCATCTTCCCAGTCCCACTCCTGCAGGAGTGGCGGTGAAAGCCAAG GCTATGGAAGAAAATCTTTTGACTAA